One genomic region from Flagellimonas oceani encodes:
- a CDS encoding RagB/SusD family nutrient uptake outer membrane protein, producing the protein MKNRLYKYCLASFVAATLLVSCDDELDVDPFTEGNPETFFNTVSSFQNGVDGIYSQFWNYYSAPGSGLQGIPDILSDNVILAQTGRRSNEVYYDYRYNPNTGGAVSLYWSEAYEAVNAANLVIGQIDNLADGPDKNNILGQALAARAIAHFDLARIYAMIPTQSADANNSPGIVYLKVEDGDTGDPLAQPSRETVASNYSEIIGDLEQAAQLIGVNNGEGRLNRNGVYAMLSRVYLYNGDYQLAINAANEVTEPIVDATEEGALLAVYEDASNEGIVIEWSVNTSSESGFNNVGVLYSQTTPPNTVSEYVIDYEFFNNLDPNDLRAEVMQYDATNQGNNYNAVRKFLGETGQVNGRVDIKVLRAAEVLLNKAEAQFEIDPAAALTTLNILRDARYTSYTGGETGQALEDAIQYERRVELSFEGHRFFDLKRRGEAVQRSNNGDLADGSGTPPEILTLPAGDYRFQLPIPIDEINANPNMAQNPNY; encoded by the coding sequence ATGAAAAATAGATTATATAAATATTGTTTAGCATCATTTGTAGCAGCAACCTTGTTGGTGTCTTGTGATGACGAACTGGACGTCGATCCATTTACAGAAGGTAATCCAGAAACATTTTTTAATACGGTTTCCAGTTTCCAGAATGGAGTGGATGGTATATATAGCCAGTTTTGGAATTATTATTCTGCGCCGGGCTCCGGTCTGCAAGGTATTCCCGATATCTTATCGGACAATGTAATTCTTGCACAGACTGGTCGTAGGTCTAACGAGGTTTATTATGATTACAGGTATAACCCAAATACTGGTGGAGCTGTATCCTTGTATTGGAGTGAAGCTTATGAAGCAGTAAATGCGGCCAATCTTGTTATAGGACAAATTGATAACTTGGCCGATGGTCCTGATAAAAATAATATTCTAGGACAAGCTTTGGCAGCACGGGCAATTGCACATTTTGACCTTGCAAGAATATATGCCATGATTCCAACGCAAAGCGCAGATGCCAACAACTCGCCCGGTATCGTTTATCTCAAGGTGGAAGATGGTGATACAGGGGATCCTTTGGCTCAGCCTTCCAGAGAAACTGTTGCAAGCAATTATAGTGAGATAATTGGAGATTTGGAGCAGGCTGCTCAACTAATTGGAGTGAATAATGGAGAGGGACGTTTGAACAGGAATGGTGTATATGCCATGTTATCAAGGGTTTATCTCTATAATGGAGATTATCAGTTGGCCATCAATGCTGCAAACGAAGTTACTGAACCTATTGTGGATGCAACTGAAGAAGGAGCTCTACTAGCTGTATATGAAGATGCTAGCAATGAAGGAATTGTAATAGAATGGTCTGTGAACACTTCATCAGAATCAGGGTTTAACAATGTTGGGGTGCTTTATAGCCAAACAACGCCCCCAAACACAGTTTCTGAGTACGTAATAGATTATGAATTCTTCAATAATCTTGATCCTAACGATTTGAGAGCTGAGGTTATGCAGTACGATGCTACAAACCAAGGTAACAATTACAATGCTGTTAGAAAGTTTTTAGGAGAAACAGGTCAGGTTAATGGTCGAGTTGACATTAAAGTTCTTAGGGCCGCAGAGGTTTTGCTGAACAAGGCTGAGGCTCAATTTGAAATCGACCCAGCAGCTGCACTTACAACTTTGAACATATTGAGGGATGCTAGATATACCTCTTACACAGGTGGAGAAACAGGTCAGGCATTGGAAGATGCCATTCAATATGAAAGAAGGGTGGAACTTAGTTTTGAGGGTCACAGATTTTTCGACCTAAAACGTAGAGGAGAGGCTGTACAACGTTCAAATAATGGAGATTTAGCCGATGGATCAGGAACACCTCCTGAGATTTTGACATTGCCTGCTGGCGACTACAGATTCCAATTGCCTATTCCTATTGATGAGATCAATGCCAACCCGAATATGGCGCAAAATCCAAACTATTAA
- a CDS encoding putative porin: MRFLTLTLLLFIGQSILAQQDSIPPKKERDSINLQVKDTVALQDKDSVVTDSISSKPKARGAAKLNTKGKDSVSIQDYKIISYHRDTTSVDTSLTIRKDYIYNYLREDDFELMPFANMGQPYNELGKSFSSTAYYPRIGATAKHPGYFEKEDITYYNVPTPMTELMFKTTFEQGQYLDALLTFNVSERFNASIAYNGFRSLGKYRYEEAQDGKFRVTFNYLNKNERYALRGHIAAQEMQSEESGGLQDRSQFEDDLPDFQDRAKIDLLYTNANNRILGKRYFLDHQYKLVNHKKDSTGSAATTLAIGHEFSYETKIYDFEQTQQNNAFGQDPFLVPIEDRARLKTMFNKGSVEFSNRTLGKLSGNIALYNYNYFFNSLLITDQGTIQNKLQGEEISVGGGYHNTIGPLYLEGNVNYTVSGELTGNNFDAFARYRLNEYNKLTGAIHISSRMPDFNYLLYQSDYRNFNWQNNNTFEKVQTKSIKFGFDSSYLGQLHAEYSMVDNYTYFASTATEEEIGLGQETAFVKPFQENGAINHLKVKYKKELKWRKWALMNTVMYQEVAQDNQVLNLPQVVTRNSLYFSSDVFKKAMFLQTGVTFKYFTSYNMNAYNPLLGEFYIQNNEELGGYPLLDLFINARVKQTRIFLKAEHLNSIFSEPNYYSAPNYPYRDFVIRFGLVWNFFS, translated from the coding sequence ATGAGATTTTTAACATTGACCCTACTTTTATTCATTGGCCAATCAATCTTGGCACAACAGGATTCGATTCCGCCCAAAAAAGAAAGGGACTCCATAAACTTGCAAGTAAAGGATACGGTTGCATTACAGGATAAGGACTCCGTTGTAACAGATTCAATTTCTTCAAAACCTAAGGCTAGGGGTGCAGCCAAGTTGAACACAAAAGGGAAGGACTCCGTTAGTATACAGGATTACAAAATAATCTCGTACCATCGAGACACTACTTCGGTAGATACAAGTTTAACCATTAGAAAAGATTACATATACAATTATTTAAGGGAGGACGATTTTGAATTAATGCCCTTTGCCAATATGGGGCAACCATACAACGAACTGGGAAAAAGTTTTTCATCCACTGCTTACTACCCGCGCATAGGAGCTACGGCAAAGCACCCCGGATACTTCGAAAAAGAGGATATAACTTATTATAACGTGCCAACACCCATGACGGAGCTCATGTTCAAAACCACTTTCGAACAAGGGCAATATTTGGATGCGCTGTTAACATTTAATGTCTCAGAACGTTTTAATGCCTCGATCGCTTACAACGGTTTTCGGTCGTTGGGCAAGTACAGGTACGAGGAAGCCCAGGACGGAAAGTTTAGGGTGACCTTCAATTATTTGAACAAGAATGAAAGATATGCACTTCGAGGTCATATAGCCGCGCAGGAAATGCAGAGCGAAGAAAGCGGGGGGCTCCAGGATCGTAGCCAGTTTGAAGATGACCTGCCCGATTTTCAGGACAGGGCAAAAATCGACCTGTTGTATACCAATGCAAACAATAGAATATTGGGCAAGCGCTATTTTCTGGACCATCAATATAAATTGGTGAACCACAAAAAAGATTCCACGGGCAGTGCTGCTACAACCTTGGCAATAGGCCATGAATTTAGTTATGAGACCAAAATCTATGACTTTGAGCAGACCCAACAAAACAATGCATTTGGACAAGATCCATTTTTGGTTCCCATAGAGGACAGGGCGAGATTAAAGACCATGTTCAACAAAGGATCGGTGGAATTTTCAAACAGGACATTGGGCAAGTTGTCCGGAAATATTGCACTTTATAATTATAATTATTTCTTCAATAGTTTGCTCATAACCGATCAGGGGACCATTCAAAATAAATTACAGGGAGAAGAAATTTCGGTAGGGGGTGGTTACCATAACACAATTGGGCCCCTATATTTGGAAGGAAACGTCAACTACACCGTATCAGGAGAGCTTACCGGCAATAATTTTGACGCGTTTGCCAGATATCGCTTGAACGAATACAATAAATTAACGGGAGCCATACACATTTCGTCCCGTATGCCGGATTTCAATTACCTCTTATATCAGAGTGATTATCGAAACTTTAATTGGCAGAACAACAATACATTCGAAAAAGTACAAACCAAGAGTATTAAATTTGGATTTGACTCTTCTTATCTCGGACAATTGCATGCAGAGTACAGTATGGTGGACAATTACACCTATTTTGCCTCTACCGCTACAGAAGAAGAAATAGGTTTGGGGCAAGAAACCGCTTTTGTAAAGCCCTTTCAAGAGAATGGGGCCATCAATCACCTAAAGGTTAAATATAAAAAGGAATTAAAATGGAGAAAGTGGGCCTTAATGAATACGGTGATGTATCAAGAAGTGGCCCAGGATAATCAAGTGCTCAATCTTCCACAAGTGGTCACAAGGAATAGTTTGTACTTTTCAAGCGATGTGTTTAAAAAAGCCATGTTTTTGCAGACAGGAGTTACCTTTAAATATTTTACATCGTACAATATGAATGCCTACAATCCATTATTGGGTGAGTTTTATATTCAGAACAACGAAGAGTTGGGAGGATATCCCCTATTAGATCTTTTTATAAATGCAAGGGTAAAACAGACCAGGATTTTCTTAAAGGCAGAACACTTGAATTCTATTTTCTCAGAACCCAATTATTACTCCGCTCCAAATTATCCCTATCGTGATTTTGTAATCAGATTTGGGTTGGTGTGGAATTTCTTTTCATAA
- a CDS encoding SusC/RagA family TonB-linked outer membrane protein, translating into MKAKLAWMLTPLLVLCMSFSFGQEKTVSGNVTDQNGLPLPGVSILVVGTSNGTQTDFDGNYTISASEGQMLRFSYIGQKTVERTVGASSTINVQMQDDAQALEEVVVTGYGSRSRELSTSAISTVSTEKIEAFVPSTSVDNILQGQAAGVQVTAANGRPGQTAFVTIRGVGSLNASTTPLYVVDGVPVNSDFINNLNPNDIESFSILKDAATVSKYGSRGSNGVVLITTKQGKTGDARITFRSSFGFSERIPDPFDLMNTSQKLELERQFAELGVNAAQSLPGATADDAERARLIGLDTNWEEELLRKGQIQSNSLSISGGDEKMTYFLSLGYDKNTGIIDRIDGFERVTARLNTTYQAKEWLNVGTNISLSRSTTDLPRDRNNVQNPFRAMYDYNPWDPLYLRNPDGSIQTDAQGDPIFNPTTSGFPIARALMTEPEDNRNFLIIGSLFADIKFSDKFSNRFTVGATNNRYNRTNRSIAGGVLDVIVGDANFPGTQTDNFENTLQYNVNNLFNYTDTFGEFHNLSASFLLEYNENIYTDLFASARGFPSPEIPYQDVAAEATASGSEEARRVLFSQGLFVDYDYDGKYILSGSIRRDGSSRFGPENQYGYFYSGSAAWNIARESFLEGTAVNDLKLRASYGTSGNQNIGDFNFLNLLEFGTYNGNTTAIPIGVGNPNIQWESQAILDIGVEFGLFNNRINGVVDYFKKNSKDLLLNQPLSQTVGDENNSILANIGELENSGIEVSLNADIVRAENFVWRAGGNISFLDNKVVSLVNGDDIVNGTFGLNILREGEEINSYYTVRYAGVNPANGEPLYYDLDGNITNEYSASFNTILEGKSPYANIEGGFFTSIRWGGFGVRADFVGKAGNYIMNFQRQAGISIGNIDSNQRVEAFNYWKQPGDTNVLPSPLFQGTADQDSDRWLEKGDYLRLRTLTVDYNLPGKFLDRTGIDRVRIFATGQNLFTITEYNGDPEIGIGSDESSAAGSAGFIPGAFSLFSYPQTRSYTFGVEIGF; encoded by the coding sequence ATGAAAGCTAAGTTAGCATGGATGCTAACGCCTTTATTGGTGTTATGCATGTCTTTCTCTTTTGGACAAGAGAAAACAGTTTCAGGTAACGTGACGGACCAAAACGGTCTACCTCTACCTGGTGTTTCCATTTTGGTTGTAGGGACATCCAATGGAACACAAACCGATTTTGATGGTAATTACACCATTTCAGCTTCCGAAGGACAAATGTTGCGTTTCAGTTACATTGGTCAGAAGACTGTAGAAAGAACCGTTGGCGCTTCGTCCACTATCAATGTGCAGATGCAGGATGATGCCCAGGCCTTGGAAGAGGTTGTGGTAACAGGTTATGGTTCTCGTTCAAGGGAGTTGTCTACCTCTGCGATTTCTACAGTTTCTACTGAGAAAATTGAGGCATTCGTTCCTTCCACAAGTGTGGATAACATTCTGCAGGGACAGGCGGCAGGTGTTCAGGTAACGGCAGCAAACGGTAGGCCTGGTCAAACGGCATTCGTGACCATTAGGGGTGTTGGTTCGCTTAACGCGAGTACTACACCGTTGTATGTGGTTGATGGTGTTCCGGTTAACTCTGATTTCATCAACAACCTGAACCCGAATGACATTGAGTCTTTTTCCATTCTTAAAGATGCGGCCACAGTTTCAAAATATGGTTCCCGTGGTTCTAACGGTGTTGTATTGATTACTACCAAACAAGGTAAGACAGGGGATGCACGCATCACTTTTAGATCTTCCTTTGGCTTTTCGGAAAGAATTCCTGACCCATTTGATTTGATGAACACTTCTCAGAAGCTTGAACTTGAAAGACAATTTGCTGAATTGGGTGTCAATGCAGCTCAGTCTTTGCCTGGTGCAACAGCAGATGATGCTGAAAGAGCAAGGTTGATAGGTCTGGATACCAATTGGGAGGAAGAATTGTTGAGAAAGGGTCAGATACAGTCCAACTCTCTTTCTATTTCCGGGGGTGATGAAAAAATGACATATTTCCTTTCTTTGGGTTATGATAAGAACACAGGTATCATTGATAGAATTGATGGTTTTGAAAGGGTAACGGCTCGCTTGAACACAACATACCAAGCCAAAGAGTGGTTAAATGTAGGTACTAATATATCTCTTTCAAGAAGTACTACTGATTTACCTAGGGACCGTAACAACGTGCAGAACCCATTTAGAGCGATGTACGATTACAACCCATGGGATCCTTTGTATTTAAGAAATCCTGATGGAAGTATACAGACAGATGCACAAGGTGATCCTATATTTAACCCGACGACATCTGGTTTTCCTATTGCTAGGGCGTTGATGACTGAGCCTGAAGACAATAGAAACTTCTTGATCATTGGTAGTTTGTTTGCCGACATCAAATTTTCCGATAAATTTTCCAATAGATTTACTGTAGGAGCTACAAATAATAGGTACAACAGGACAAATAGGTCGATTGCAGGTGGTGTTTTGGATGTTATCGTAGGGGATGCTAATTTCCCTGGAACACAGACGGATAATTTTGAGAATACGCTTCAGTACAATGTGAACAACCTTTTCAATTATACCGATACCTTCGGGGAATTCCATAATTTATCAGCAAGTTTCCTGTTGGAATACAACGAGAATATCTACACGGATCTTTTTGCCAGTGCAAGAGGGTTTCCTTCTCCAGAAATTCCTTATCAGGATGTAGCTGCCGAAGCCACTGCATCTGGTTCAGAAGAGGCTAGAAGAGTTCTGTTTTCACAAGGTCTTTTCGTGGATTATGACTATGATGGAAAGTACATCCTTTCCGGGTCAATTAGACGCGATGGTTCTTCAAGATTTGGACCTGAAAACCAGTACGGATATTTCTACAGTGGTAGTGCCGCTTGGAACATTGCAAGGGAATCTTTCTTAGAGGGTACTGCAGTCAACGATTTAAAGCTTAGGGCTTCTTATGGTACTTCCGGTAACCAGAACATAGGGGACTTTAACTTCTTGAACTTGTTGGAGTTCGGAACATATAATGGTAATACCACTGCTATTCCAATCGGTGTGGGTAACCCAAACATTCAATGGGAGTCTCAGGCTATTTTGGATATCGGAGTTGAGTTTGGGTTGTTCAATAACAGAATCAATGGTGTTGTTGATTACTTTAAGAAGAACTCCAAAGATTTATTGTTGAATCAACCATTATCACAAACAGTGGGTGATGAGAACAACTCTATTCTTGCAAATATTGGTGAGTTGGAGAACAGTGGTATCGAAGTTTCCTTGAACGCAGATATCGTACGTGCAGAGAATTTTGTTTGGAGGGCAGGTGGTAACATCTCTTTCTTGGATAACAAGGTTGTTTCTTTGGTGAACGGGGATGATATAGTCAATGGTACTTTTGGATTAAATATTCTTCGCGAAGGTGAAGAGATCAATTCTTATTACACTGTCAGATATGCAGGGGTCAATCCGGCCAACGGTGAGCCTTTGTACTATGATCTCGATGGTAATATCACCAACGAATATAGTGCTAGTTTTAATACTATTTTGGAAGGCAAATCCCCCTATGCAAATATAGAGGGCGGCTTCTTTACATCCATTAGATGGGGCGGTTTCGGTGTAAGAGCTGATTTTGTAGGTAAAGCAGGAAACTATATTATGAACTTCCAGAGACAAGCTGGTATTTCTATTGGAAATATTGATAGTAACCAAAGAGTTGAAGCCTTCAACTACTGGAAACAGCCTGGCGATACTAATGTGTTGCCAAGTCCATTGTTCCAAGGTACTGCTGATCAAGACAGTGACAGATGGTTGGAGAAAGGTGACTACTTGCGTTTAAGAACATTGACTGTTGATTACAACCTACCAGGTAAGTTCTTAGATAGAACAGGTATTGATAGAGTTAGAATTTTTGCCACAGGTCAAAACTTATTCACTATTACTGAATATAATGGAGATCCGGAAATCGGTATCGGTTCGGATGAAAGTTCTGCGGCTGGTTCTGCTGGATTTATTCCTGGAGCTTTCTCTTTGTTCAGTTATCCACAGACTAGGTCTTATACATTCGGAGTAGAAATCGGATTTTAA
- a CDS encoding ribonuclease HII — protein sequence MLKSCYRSLFEAGTDEAGRGCLAGPVTASAIILPEKFNDITLNDSKQLSETKRTLLKPILEKKAISFSVCHVFEDEIDEINILNASFLAMHRAIDKLHPAPDFIIVDGNRFKPYPNIDHECIIKGDGKYMSIAAASVLAKTYRDEYMAKIHEEFPMYNWKKNKGYPTKEHREAIKKYGITKYHRKSFRQLPEQLTLDI from the coding sequence ATGTTAAAATCATGTTACCGATCCCTATTCGAAGCAGGAACCGATGAAGCAGGGAGAGGTTGCTTGGCAGGCCCAGTAACCGCTTCGGCGATAATTTTGCCCGAAAAATTCAACGATATTACTTTAAACGACTCTAAACAGCTTTCCGAGACCAAACGCACTCTTTTGAAGCCGATTCTCGAAAAAAAAGCCATTTCTTTCTCGGTTTGTCATGTATTTGAGGATGAAATCGACGAAATAAATATTTTGAACGCCTCCTTTTTGGCCATGCACCGCGCCATAGACAAACTGCATCCTGCTCCCGATTTTATCATAGTTGATGGCAACCGCTTTAAACCCTACCCCAACATAGATCATGAATGCATCATAAAAGGCGACGGTAAATATATGAGCATTGCCGCCGCATCCGTTCTCGCCAAAACCTATCGCGATGAATACATGGCCAAAATCCATGAAGAATTTCCCATGTACAATTGGAAAAAAAACAAAGGGTACCCTACCAAAGAGCACAGAGAGGCCATTAAAAAATACGGAATCACCAAATATCACCGAAAAAGCTTCAGACAACTCCCCGAACAATTGACACTGGATATTTAA
- a CDS encoding glutamate synthase subunit beta — protein sequence MGKITGFLEHDRKDEAYAPVKERIKNYKEFTKPLKESELKNQGARCMDCGIPFCHSGCPLGNLIPDFNDAVYKGKWEKAAEILHSTNNFPEFTGRLCPAPCEEACVLGINEPPVTIENIEKNIAETAFKNGWVKPQAPLTRTGKKVAVVGSGPAGLAAAQQLNRAGHTVTLFERDEKLGGLLRYGIPDFKMEKNIIDRRLEVMEKEGIEFRPGVHIGVDITAKELQKEYDSIVLCGGATVRRTLPIAGADAKGVVQAMDFLPQNNRKVDGIPYEGKEISAKGKKVIVIGGGDTGSDCIGTSIRQGAISVTNFEIMPKGTSDRPEGQPWPFWPMRLRTSSSHKEGAERKFSISTKKFNTDENGNLTSLVTVEVEWIKQPGLRPRLEEVEGTEKEWDCDLVLLALGFTGSETTVADQLNLEMDPRTNIKASAADYKTNVPGVFVAGDQRRGQSLIVWAISEGREAAHYVDAYLMGKSDLPLKGDGDLPRV from the coding sequence ATGGGAAAGATAACAGGATTTTTGGAACATGACAGGAAGGACGAAGCTTACGCCCCTGTCAAAGAACGTATCAAAAACTATAAGGAATTTACAAAACCTTTAAAAGAAAGCGAATTAAAAAACCAAGGTGCACGTTGCATGGATTGTGGAATTCCATTTTGCCATAGTGGCTGCCCACTCGGCAACTTAATTCCCGACTTTAACGATGCAGTTTATAAAGGAAAATGGGAGAAAGCAGCAGAAATACTTCATTCCACCAACAACTTTCCGGAGTTTACGGGACGATTGTGCCCTGCACCCTGCGAAGAAGCTTGTGTTTTGGGAATCAATGAACCTCCGGTTACCATTGAAAACATCGAAAAAAACATAGCGGAAACTGCATTTAAGAACGGCTGGGTAAAACCCCAGGCACCTTTGACAAGAACAGGCAAAAAGGTTGCGGTCGTAGGTTCTGGTCCGGCAGGTCTAGCAGCCGCCCAACAGTTGAATCGTGCAGGCCATACGGTTACCTTGTTCGAAAGGGATGAAAAACTGGGAGGACTTTTGAGGTATGGTATTCCAGACTTTAAAATGGAGAAAAACATTATCGATAGACGATTAGAAGTGATGGAGAAAGAAGGCATCGAATTTAGACCGGGCGTCCATATTGGTGTTGACATAACCGCAAAAGAGCTTCAGAAAGAATATGATTCCATTGTACTGTGCGGAGGTGCTACGGTTAGGCGCACGCTTCCTATAGCGGGAGCAGATGCCAAAGGTGTGGTTCAAGCGATGGATTTTTTACCCCAGAACAACAGAAAAGTGGATGGCATCCCCTATGAGGGGAAAGAGATTTCCGCAAAGGGCAAAAAAGTAATCGTGATCGGCGGCGGTGACACTGGTTCTGATTGTATTGGTACTTCCATAAGACAGGGGGCCATATCCGTAACCAATTTTGAAATAATGCCCAAAGGAACATCAGACCGTCCCGAAGGGCAACCATGGCCTTTTTGGCCCATGCGCTTGCGCACCAGTTCCTCGCACAAGGAAGGTGCGGAACGTAAGTTCAGTATTTCGACCAAAAAGTTCAATACGGATGAAAATGGAAATTTAACAAGCTTGGTAACTGTAGAAGTTGAATGGATCAAGCAACCTGGTTTACGGCCCAGACTTGAAGAAGTAGAGGGCACAGAGAAAGAATGGGACTGTGATTTAGTCCTTCTGGCTTTGGGCTTTACGGGTTCGGAGACCACGGTTGCTGATCAACTAAACCTTGAAATGGACCCAAGGACCAACATAAAAGCTTCTGCGGCAGATTATAAAACCAATGTTCCCGGAGTATTTGTTGCGGGAGATCAAAGAAGAGGTCAATCATTGATTGTTTGGGCTATTTCTGAGGGAAGAGAGGCTGCCCACTACGTAGACGCATATTTAATGGGAAAATCTGATCTACCCCTAAAAGGCGATGGGGATTTACCACGGGTTTAA